One window from the genome of Synechococcus sp. PROS-7-1 encodes:
- the atpH gene encoding ATP synthase F1 subunit delta: MPLLNTLATPYAEALLQVTDGRSESEEVAAQCKELLAVWESSTPLREAMTSPVLEPAAKKKALGQLLAEQIKPSLMNLLKVLADRQRLTALDAVLRRYLELYRESRNISLAHVRSAQALSDDQTKALTAKVQSMVGTGSVEIDLTIDASLIGGFVINIGSQVIDASLSGQVRRLGLSLAKAS, from the coding sequence ATGCCACTGCTGAATACCCTGGCGACTCCGTACGCCGAAGCTCTTCTGCAGGTCACCGACGGTCGCAGCGAATCAGAGGAGGTCGCCGCTCAGTGCAAGGAACTCCTTGCTGTCTGGGAGTCCAGCACCCCCCTGCGCGAAGCCATGACATCGCCGGTGCTTGAGCCTGCTGCCAAGAAAAAAGCCCTCGGACAACTTCTGGCAGAGCAGATCAAGCCATCACTGATGAACCTTCTCAAGGTTCTGGCTGATCGGCAGCGCTTGACCGCTCTTGATGCCGTTCTGCGCCGCTATCTGGAGCTGTACCGCGAATCCCGCAACATCTCCTTGGCTCACGTCCGCAGCGCTCAAGCCTTGTCTGACGATCAGACCAAAGCCCTCACGGCAAAGGTTCAGTCCATGGTCGGAACCGGTTCCGTTGAGATTGATCTGACCATCGATGCCAGCCTGATCGGTGGCTTCGTGATCAACATCGGCTCTCAAGTTATCGACGCCAGCCTGTCTGGTCAGGTTCGTCGCCTTGGGCTTTCGCTCGCGAAGGCGAGCTGA
- a CDS encoding bifunctional 2-polyprenyl-6-hydroxyphenol methylase/3-demethylubiquinol 3-O-methyltransferase UbiG, translating to MNPTPSDAATPVVSDFYDRFPYPGDPIQDGPPPGYNWRWCLESVDGAVRGEILGRDHAATPLRILDAGCGTGVSTDYLCHLNPGAEVLAVDISAGALDVARERLQRSRGAHQVRSLRQEQRSLLDLNGEGPFDYINSVGVLHHLREPLAGLQALAALLDDDGLMHLFLYANAGRWEIHRTQKALTRLGVGQNSEALRLGRELFDVLPESNRLRRNHEQRWLIDTAADANFADMYLHPQETSYDLETLFALIEASGLHFVGFSNPSVWDPARLLSGDLLARAQTLPIRDQWFLIEDLDTEISHFEFFVARKPLQKRRWEDDGQLLRARTRRQSCVWGWPSASLLGPDLEPIALSAQEKQLLEAVDAHPEHSLGELGLGPWTADVARALIQRRLLFPIAESGGGGENA from the coding sequence ATGAATCCAACCCCATCCGACGCAGCCACCCCGGTGGTGAGTGATTTCTACGACCGTTTCCCCTATCCGGGTGATCCCATCCAGGACGGCCCACCTCCTGGTTACAACTGGCGGTGGTGTCTGGAGAGCGTCGATGGCGCCGTGAGGGGAGAGATCCTTGGTCGTGATCATGCAGCGACGCCTCTCCGCATCCTTGATGCAGGCTGTGGGACTGGCGTGAGTACTGACTATCTCTGCCATCTCAACCCTGGAGCCGAGGTGCTGGCCGTCGACATCAGCGCCGGTGCTCTGGATGTGGCCAGAGAGCGGTTGCAGCGCTCCAGAGGAGCGCATCAGGTTCGATCACTGCGTCAGGAGCAGCGGAGCCTTCTGGATCTGAACGGTGAAGGGCCGTTCGACTACATCAATTCCGTTGGTGTGTTGCATCATTTGCGTGAGCCTCTGGCTGGCCTTCAAGCGCTTGCTGCGCTGCTGGACGATGACGGCTTGATGCATCTCTTCCTTTACGCGAATGCTGGACGTTGGGAGATTCACCGCACGCAGAAGGCCCTGACCAGGCTTGGCGTGGGACAGAACAGTGAAGCCCTGCGTCTTGGCCGGGAGCTGTTCGATGTGCTCCCTGAATCCAATCGCCTGCGCCGTAACCATGAACAGCGGTGGTTGATTGATACCGCGGCCGACGCCAACTTCGCAGACATGTACCTGCATCCGCAGGAGACCAGCTACGACCTCGAGACGCTGTTTGCCCTAATCGAGGCCTCAGGGCTGCATTTCGTTGGTTTCTCTAATCCTTCGGTCTGGGACCCGGCTCGACTTCTGAGCGGTGATCTACTTGCACGGGCACAAACACTTCCGATTAGGGATCAGTGGTTTCTGATTGAGGATCTCGATACGGAGATCAGTCATTTCGAGTTTTTTGTTGCGCGGAAGCCACTTCAGAAGCGGCGCTGGGAAGACGATGGACAGCTGTTAAGAGCGCGGACGCGCCGTCAGTCCTGTGTATGGGGTTGGCCTTCCGCCAGCTTGCTGGGTCCTGATCTTGAGCCGATTGCTTTGTCTGCGCAGGAAAAGCAGCTGCTCGAGGCCGTGGACGCCCATCCTGAGCATTCTCTTGGTGAGCTTGGTCTCGGCCCTTGGACGGCTGATGTGGCAAGGGCTCTGATCCAACGCCGTCTGCTTTTTCCCATTGCTGAATCAGGGGGGGGCGGGGAAAACGCGTGA
- the atpE gene encoding ATP synthase F0 subunit C, giving the protein MSDLTSAASVLAAALAVGLAAIGPGIGQGTAAGQAVEGIARQPEAEGKIRGTLLLSLAFMEALTIYGLVVALVLLFANPFAG; this is encoded by the coding sequence ATGAGTGATCTGACCTCCGCCGCTTCCGTTCTGGCCGCCGCCCTTGCGGTGGGTCTCGCCGCCATCGGCCCTGGTATCGGCCAGGGCACCGCAGCCGGTCAGGCTGTGGAAGGCATCGCCCGCCAGCCTGAAGCTGAAGGCAAGATCCGCGGAACCCTGCTGCTCTCCCTGGCCTTCATGGAAGCTTTGACCATCTACGGCCTGGTGGTGGCACTGGTTCTTCTGTTCGCCAACCCCTTCGCCGGCTGA
- a CDS encoding 2Fe-2S iron-sulfur cluster-binding protein, with protein MSDSTAATFAISVELDGQTHQFQCGADQTVLSAAEAAGVAVPSSCCAGVCTTCAARILDGTVHQPDAMGVKEELRQDGFALLCVSYPRSDLKVLAGQEDALYEAQFGQYQK; from the coding sequence ATGAGCGATTCCACGGCAGCGACCTTCGCCATCAGCGTTGAGCTGGATGGGCAAACCCATCAGTTTCAGTGCGGCGCTGATCAGACCGTGCTTTCAGCCGCTGAAGCAGCGGGAGTGGCGGTGCCCAGCTCCTGTTGTGCCGGCGTGTGCACGACCTGTGCTGCCCGCATCCTCGATGGAACCGTGCATCAACCGGATGCCATGGGAGTGAAGGAAGAGCTCCGCCAAGACGGCTTTGCACTGCTGTGTGTGAGTTATCCACGCTCAGACCTCAAGGTGCTTGCGGGTCAGGAGGATGCCCTCTACGAAGCGCAGTTTGGTCAGTATCAGAAGTGA
- a CDS encoding phycobilisome rod-core linker polypeptide: protein MTVTASSGSPRVSPQLYDTLPLSSVRQAEQQDRFPDGGELDSLITFFRSGNDRLEASRIIAANAESIVARAANRIFVGGTPLSFLESPLTTGEDRKVGDDTPLAADQVAFQQSVRTFTGESGTSKRGNFLTRLLDGTSGDADVRVVLPTGFNAISVAKYGPAFMRKSVRDMGWFLRYVGYALVAGDPSILSVNTRGLRDILLKNCSLTATNVALQEMRAASAQLLRELPEARRLTIDCFNVLLQELAVATPSTRQKPGSAVRQGLQLPAIYALAAESAQRFEMRPGLSGAEKAEVVKAAYRQVFERDIAKGYSQTPCRTEASQLLQGKISMREFIRALGRSKEYRTQFYGRFVNSRVVELAYRHFLGRGISSLEEFRKAFSIVSEQGLNGLVDVLVNGSEYAQTFGEETVPYLRDLGEEAQESAGWGSNRRLFRFSAPFEGAPQYVTLYASYRQPLADQHVYGGGNDPVGNQYGAIFPSSTASVATRPAPFSYDTRRLLVSNGMAQPGQMDSPQFRGSRPRKVGPRVLRLQQIATGGAAVPRRGGQPSIRNTESSTQAVIKAVYVQVLGTAGYAGERLSSEEARLENGDISLRDFVRAVARSNAFRRRYWEGLYITKAIEVMHRRLLGRPTFGRWEIDALFDTAARQGFYGLVDALINGQDYKDCFGEDTVPYERFITPADLNTRRAPALRRPIDLTAVVDLAMGRRPDPVRNDRLRTTSDVTNRNLKRQTQTVAGQWRADVGSMPASQWTALMRRRPQGTTSPEEAAKTWSRTIDSRFSRTIQQDPGKQGMQSALPLGDATGYLRRSGLPVKSSLPRNPSESELREVVDATYRQLLNRVPLESERLITSESRLRDGQIDLEGFVAEVATSEAFLERLSRMAPLRAATAATMALVGRASTPSETSRFLVVRAESGQRAAVQELLELRSKLGFEPSEVPGFRGLNSQPGVAQSTLTRTASLYSGNAGLTPPPSQAL from the coding sequence ATGACCGTGACCGCCAGCAGCGGCAGCCCCAGGGTCTCCCCCCAGCTGTACGACACACTGCCGCTCTCCAGCGTTCGCCAAGCGGAGCAGCAGGATCGTTTCCCCGATGGTGGGGAGCTGGACTCGCTCATCACTTTTTTCCGCAGCGGCAACGACAGGCTCGAGGCCTCGCGGATCATTGCGGCCAACGCTGAGTCGATCGTGGCCCGTGCGGCCAACAGAATCTTCGTGGGCGGCACACCCCTCTCCTTCCTCGAAAGCCCTCTCACAACTGGAGAGGATCGGAAGGTGGGTGATGACACACCCCTGGCGGCAGATCAGGTCGCCTTTCAACAATCGGTCCGCACCTTCACAGGAGAAAGCGGAACCAGCAAGCGCGGCAACTTCCTCACCAGGCTTCTGGATGGAACGAGCGGCGATGCCGATGTTCGTGTGGTGCTTCCCACGGGGTTCAACGCCATCAGCGTGGCCAAATACGGCCCGGCGTTCATGCGCAAATCCGTGCGCGACATGGGCTGGTTTCTCCGTTATGTGGGCTATGCCCTTGTCGCCGGAGACCCAAGCATTCTCTCGGTGAACACCCGAGGGCTTCGCGACATTCTTCTCAAGAACTGCTCGTTAACGGCGACCAATGTGGCGCTGCAGGAAATGCGTGCGGCCTCGGCCCAGCTGCTTCGTGAGCTACCGGAAGCGCGCCGTCTAACGATCGACTGCTTCAACGTTCTTCTCCAGGAACTGGCCGTCGCCACCCCATCCACACGACAAAAGCCTGGAAGTGCCGTCCGCCAGGGCCTGCAGCTGCCAGCGATCTATGCCCTCGCCGCCGAGTCAGCCCAGCGCTTCGAAATGCGTCCCGGCCTCTCCGGCGCCGAGAAAGCTGAAGTCGTAAAAGCCGCGTATCGACAGGTTTTCGAGAGAGACATCGCCAAGGGCTACTCCCAAACCCCCTGTCGAACCGAGGCAAGCCAGCTCTTGCAGGGCAAGATCTCCATGCGCGAGTTCATTCGCGCTCTTGGCCGGAGCAAGGAGTATCGAACCCAGTTTTACGGCCGCTTTGTCAACAGTCGCGTCGTGGAACTGGCCTACCGACATTTCCTCGGCCGTGGCATCAGCTCCCTCGAAGAATTCCGCAAAGCGTTCTCGATCGTGAGCGAGCAGGGCCTGAACGGATTGGTTGATGTCCTCGTGAACGGCAGTGAGTACGCCCAAACCTTTGGGGAGGAAACGGTTCCCTACCTCCGAGATCTGGGTGAAGAAGCCCAGGAAAGCGCCGGCTGGGGATCCAACCGTCGTTTGTTCCGGTTCAGCGCACCCTTCGAGGGGGCTCCTCAGTACGTCACGCTCTACGCCTCCTACCGCCAGCCGCTCGCGGATCAGCATGTCTACGGCGGCGGCAATGATCCCGTCGGCAACCAGTACGGCGCGATCTTCCCCTCGTCAACGGCATCGGTCGCAACGCGACCAGCACCCTTCAGCTACGACACCCGCCGATTGCTTGTCAGCAATGGCATGGCCCAGCCCGGTCAGATGGACAGTCCTCAGTTCCGAGGCAGCCGCCCCCGCAAGGTCGGCCCGAGAGTGCTGCGGCTTCAGCAGATCGCAACGGGAGGCGCCGCCGTGCCTCGCCGAGGAGGTCAACCCAGCATTCGCAACACCGAATCCTCCACCCAGGCTGTGATCAAAGCGGTTTACGTGCAGGTTCTCGGAACAGCCGGCTACGCAGGAGAGCGGCTCAGCTCAGAGGAAGCTCGTCTTGAAAACGGAGATATCAGTCTTCGCGACTTCGTGCGTGCCGTCGCCCGCTCCAACGCGTTCCGTCGTCGTTACTGGGAAGGTCTCTACATCACCAAAGCCATCGAAGTGATGCATCGCAGACTTCTGGGGCGACCCACCTTTGGTCGCTGGGAAATTGATGCTCTTTTCGATACCGCTGCCCGCCAAGGCTTCTACGGTCTGGTTGATGCGTTGATCAACGGACAGGATTACAAGGATTGCTTTGGTGAGGACACCGTTCCCTACGAGCGATTCATTACGCCAGCTGATCTGAACACGCGCCGGGCGCCCGCCCTGCGACGCCCCATCGATCTCACCGCTGTGGTCGACTTGGCCATGGGACGTCGTCCCGATCCAGTCAGGAATGATCGCCTGCGCACAACCAGCGATGTCACCAATAGAAATCTGAAGCGTCAAACGCAAACCGTTGCGGGTCAGTGGCGTGCCGACGTGGGCTCCATGCCGGCGTCCCAGTGGACAGCGCTGATGCGTCGGCGTCCGCAGGGAACAACATCTCCCGAGGAGGCGGCAAAAACCTGGAGCCGAACGATCGACTCCCGGTTCAGCCGAACCATCCAACAGGACCCAGGCAAGCAGGGAATGCAGTCGGCTTTGCCCCTGGGAGACGCCACTGGTTATCTGCGTCGATCAGGACTGCCGGTGAAGAGTTCACTTCCACGCAATCCCAGCGAATCAGAGCTGAGAGAGGTTGTTGATGCCACCTACAGGCAGCTTCTCAACCGGGTCCCACTGGAAAGCGAACGACTCATCACCAGCGAATCCCGACTGCGCGATGGTCAGATCGATCTCGAGGGGTTTGTGGCTGAAGTCGCCACCAGCGAAGCGTTCCTAGAAAGACTCTCCAGGATGGCGCCGTTACGCGCTGCCACCGCAGCGACGATGGCGCTGGTTGGCAGGGCATCCACGCCATCAGAAACGAGTCGTTTTCTGGTCGTGAGAGCGGAATCAGGGCAAAGAGCAGCTGTGCAGGAGTTACTGGAACTTCGTTCCAAGCTCGGATTCGAGCCCTCTGAGGTTCCTGGCTTCCGAGGCCTGAACTCGCAACCAGGCGTGGCCCAGTCAACGCTCACCCGCACAGCATCCCTTTACAGCGGCAACGCCGGACTGACACCACCACCCAGCCAAGCCTTGTAA
- the atpA gene encoding F0F1 ATP synthase subunit alpha has product MVSIRPDEISAILKQQIEDYDKSVSVSNVGSVLQVGDGIARVYGLQQVMAGELVEFEDGTEGIALNLEDDNVGAVLMGEGLGIQEGSTVRATGKIASVPVGDGLLGRVVNPLGVPLDGKGDLGASESRLIESPAPGIIQRKSVHEPMQTGITAIDAMIPIGRGQRELIIGDRQTGKTAIAIDTILNQKDQDVVCVYVAIGQKAASVAQVTEVLRERGALDYTVIVAANASDPAALQYLAPYTGASIAEYFMYKGKATLVIYDDLSKQAQAYRQMSLLLRRPPGREAYPGDVFYCHSRLLERAAKLSDAMGKGSMTALPIIETQAGDVSAYIPTNVISITDGQVFLSSDLFNSGLRPAINVGISVSRVGGAAQTKAIKKIAGTLKLELAQFDELAAFSQFASDLDAATQKQLGRGKRLRELLKQSQFSPLILAEQVAIVYAGVKGLIDDVPVDQVVQFSRELREYLKSNKPEFIEKIQTEKVLSPEAETMLKEAVAEVTSTMLATAN; this is encoded by the coding sequence ATGGTTTCCATCCGTCCCGACGAGATCAGCGCCATCCTCAAGCAGCAGATCGAGGACTACGACAAGTCCGTTTCGGTCAGCAATGTGGGTTCCGTCCTGCAGGTGGGCGACGGCATTGCTCGTGTCTACGGCCTTCAGCAAGTGATGGCCGGGGAACTCGTTGAGTTCGAAGACGGTACTGAGGGCATCGCGCTCAACCTCGAAGACGACAATGTCGGCGCTGTGCTGATGGGTGAGGGCCTGGGGATCCAGGAGGGCAGCACCGTTCGGGCCACCGGCAAGATCGCATCCGTTCCTGTCGGCGATGGCCTGCTTGGTCGTGTGGTGAACCCTCTGGGCGTTCCCCTCGATGGCAAAGGCGATCTGGGTGCTTCTGAAAGCCGTCTGATCGAATCACCGGCCCCAGGCATCATTCAGCGCAAGTCGGTGCACGAGCCGATGCAAACCGGAATCACCGCGATCGACGCGATGATTCCCATTGGCCGTGGTCAGCGTGAGCTGATCATTGGCGACCGTCAGACCGGCAAGACCGCTATTGCCATCGACACGATCCTGAATCAGAAGGATCAAGATGTCGTCTGCGTTTACGTGGCCATCGGTCAAAAAGCAGCGTCTGTTGCTCAGGTGACCGAAGTGCTGCGTGAGCGTGGCGCCCTCGATTACACGGTGATTGTGGCGGCCAATGCCTCTGACCCTGCGGCACTGCAATACCTGGCTCCTTACACCGGTGCGTCGATTGCCGAGTACTTCATGTACAAGGGCAAAGCCACTCTGGTGATCTACGACGACCTCTCCAAGCAGGCTCAGGCTTATCGCCAGATGTCCCTGCTGCTCCGTCGTCCGCCCGGTCGTGAGGCCTACCCCGGAGATGTGTTCTATTGCCACAGCCGTCTGCTGGAGCGTGCAGCCAAGCTGTCTGATGCGATGGGCAAAGGTTCGATGACGGCACTGCCCATCATTGAGACCCAGGCTGGTGACGTGTCCGCGTACATCCCAACCAACGTGATTTCGATCACCGATGGTCAGGTGTTCTTGAGTTCCGATCTGTTCAACTCCGGTCTGCGCCCTGCCATCAACGTGGGTATTTCCGTGAGTCGTGTTGGTGGCGCTGCCCAAACCAAGGCCATCAAGAAGATTGCCGGCACGCTCAAGCTGGAGCTCGCTCAGTTTGACGAACTAGCTGCCTTCTCTCAGTTCGCCTCCGATCTTGACGCGGCAACCCAGAAGCAGCTCGGCCGCGGAAAGCGCCTGCGCGAGCTGCTCAAGCAGTCCCAGTTCAGCCCGCTGATCCTTGCTGAACAGGTCGCCATCGTTTACGCCGGTGTGAAGGGTTTGATCGACGACGTGCCTGTGGATCAGGTGGTTCAGTTCTCTCGTGAGCTCCGCGAATACCTCAAGAGCAACAAGCCTGAGTTCATCGAAAAAATCCAAACCGAGAAGGTTCTCAGCCCTGAGGCGGAGACCATGCTCAAAGAGGCCGTCGCTGAAGTCACCTCCACCATGCTGGCTACGGCCAACTGA
- a CDS encoding F0F1 ATP synthase subunit B — MTMSFPLFASEGGFGLNLNLFETNLINLVIVIGVLYWFLKGFLGGILERRRQAILKDLEDSEGRLRQATTDLARAQEDLAAAQQKAEKIRADGKSRAEAIRKDGEMRTINAMAAVKQDALADLNAEGARLTEQLRREAALAAIDKAMTELPGRLDAAGQSRLIDASISNLEDA; from the coding sequence ATGACCATGTCTTTCCCACTCTTTGCCTCGGAAGGCGGGTTCGGCCTGAACCTCAACCTTTTCGAGACCAACCTGATCAACCTCGTCATTGTGATCGGGGTTCTGTACTGGTTCCTCAAGGGCTTCCTAGGGGGAATCCTTGAGCGCCGCCGGCAGGCGATTCTGAAGGACCTTGAGGATTCCGAGGGCCGGCTGCGTCAGGCCACCACCGATCTGGCCCGTGCCCAGGAGGACCTCGCTGCTGCTCAGCAGAAAGCAGAGAAGATCCGGGCCGATGGCAAATCCAGGGCTGAAGCCATCCGCAAGGATGGTGAGATGCGCACGATCAATGCCATGGCTGCTGTTAAGCAGGATGCCCTGGCTGATCTGAATGCAGAAGGTGCTCGCCTCACCGAACAACTCCGCCGCGAGGCCGCACTGGCTGCGATCGACAAGGCAATGACAGAACTTCCTGGACGTCTTGATGCAGCGGGCCAGTCCCGCTTAATCGATGCCTCCATCAGCAATCTGGAGGACGCCTGA
- a CDS encoding F0F1 ATP synthase subunit B', producing the protein MTWLLLAEAGVPEGGLFDLDATLPLMAVQVVLLTFLLNSLFFRPVGKVVEDREGYIATSRADAKQKLEQIKRLEADLQDQLRGARQAAQAAIVEAEQEVDRLYREALAEAEAEANRTREKARREIETQRESAQAQLMSQVDQLSAQIINRLLAA; encoded by the coding sequence ATGACCTGGCTTCTGCTCGCTGAAGCAGGTGTTCCGGAGGGAGGTCTTTTTGACCTCGATGCCACCCTTCCGCTGATGGCGGTTCAGGTGGTTCTCCTCACCTTCCTGCTCAATTCCCTGTTCTTCCGGCCGGTCGGCAAGGTCGTGGAGGATCGCGAGGGTTACATCGCGACCAGTCGTGCTGATGCCAAGCAAAAGCTTGAGCAAATCAAGCGACTGGAAGCCGATCTCCAAGATCAACTCCGTGGAGCCCGTCAGGCCGCTCAGGCCGCCATCGTCGAGGCTGAACAGGAAGTTGATCGTTTGTACCGCGAGGCTCTTGCCGAAGCGGAGGCCGAAGCCAATCGCACTCGCGAAAAAGCCCGGCGTGAGATCGAGACCCAACGAGAATCCGCCCAGGCTCAGCTCATGAGTCAGGTGGATCAGCTCAGTGCCCAGATCATCAACAGACTTCTGGCCGCCTGA
- the atpB gene encoding F0F1 ATP synthase subunit A, which yields MVPSLLNLPFAELEVGQHLYWQIGNLNLHGQVFLSSWVVIGLLLLLVVSGTRKMERDPKGVQNLLEYLWDYLRELAREQIGEKAYRDWLPFVGTLFLFIFVCNWGGALIPWRLVELPNGELGAPTADINTTVAMALLVSLSYFYAGLSRKGLRYFEYYVEPTPIMLPFKIIEDFTKPLSLSFRLFGNILADELVVAVLAFLVPVLVPLPAMFLGLFTSAIQALIFATLAANYIGEAVHEEAH from the coding sequence ATGGTTCCGTCGCTCCTCAATCTGCCTTTCGCCGAACTCGAGGTTGGTCAGCATCTTTATTGGCAGATCGGCAATCTGAACCTGCACGGCCAGGTTTTCCTTAGCTCTTGGGTCGTGATCGGCTTGCTGCTTCTGCTCGTTGTGAGTGGAACCCGCAAGATGGAACGCGATCCCAAGGGGGTTCAGAACCTGCTGGAATACCTCTGGGATTACCTGCGGGAGCTCGCACGGGAGCAGATCGGCGAGAAGGCTTATAGAGACTGGCTTCCTTTCGTTGGAACCCTGTTTCTGTTCATCTTCGTGTGCAACTGGGGTGGTGCTTTGATTCCCTGGCGCCTGGTCGAGCTTCCCAATGGAGAGCTCGGTGCCCCGACAGCCGACATCAACACCACAGTGGCCATGGCTCTGCTGGTGTCTCTCTCTTATTTCTATGCGGGCCTGAGCCGCAAAGGGCTGCGTTACTTCGAGTACTACGTGGAGCCGACCCCGATCATGCTCCCGTTCAAGATCATCGAGGACTTCACGAAGCCTCTTTCGCTCTCGTTCCGTCTCTTCGGAAACATTCTTGCTGACGAACTGGTGGTGGCTGTTCTTGCCTTCCTTGTGCCTGTGCTGGTACCGCTTCCCGCCATGTTCCTCGGCCTATTTACCAGTGCCATCCAGGCTCTGATTTTCGCCACCCTCGCCGCGAACTACATCGGCGAGGCTGTGCACGAAGAGGCCCACTAG
- a CDS encoding 2OG-Fe(II) oxygenase family protein, translating into MLEVCCPFDVELHSLFPTVVATERMAMDPLTLAGQLQTLLSLRGEAVSNPDEGCAWTGDLHGIWQLHQHHDFRSLADEVIARVWMYLERTGFDLDQIALHLQRCWPVLSMAGQVVGRHHHPNAHVSAVVYLSGDGQGQEGALCLHARHQLNELVPGLAVGHGGPIREHHSHNQSLWTLNPEPGLLVIFPSRLDHSVSHNNDEESLRVSISFDFVLTALASSAPAEYLAPHPHQWHRCERPLS; encoded by the coding sequence ATGCTGGAGGTCTGCTGCCCCTTCGATGTGGAGCTTCACAGCCTTTTCCCAACGGTGGTGGCCACCGAGCGGATGGCGATGGACCCCTTGACGCTGGCGGGGCAGCTGCAGACACTTCTGAGCCTGCGGGGCGAGGCGGTTAGTAATCCCGATGAAGGTTGTGCATGGACCGGGGATCTCCATGGCATCTGGCAGCTGCATCAACATCACGACTTCCGATCCCTGGCGGATGAGGTGATTGCGCGGGTTTGGATGTATCTGGAACGCACAGGATTTGATCTGGACCAGATCGCCTTGCACCTCCAACGGTGTTGGCCTGTGCTGAGCATGGCTGGGCAAGTGGTGGGTCGGCATCACCATCCCAACGCCCATGTCAGTGCCGTTGTGTATCTGAGTGGTGATGGTCAGGGGCAGGAGGGAGCCCTATGTCTACATGCAAGGCATCAACTGAATGAGCTCGTTCCAGGGCTTGCCGTGGGCCATGGCGGGCCGATCCGTGAGCATCACTCTCATAATCAGAGCCTCTGGACTCTGAACCCTGAACCCGGTCTTCTGGTGATCTTTCCGTCCCGGTTGGATCACAGTGTCAGCCACAACAACGATGAGGAGTCACTACGGGTGTCGATCAGTTTCGACTTCGTGCTTACGGCCCTGGCTTCGTCTGCGCCAGCGGAGTACCTGGCGCCCCATCCCCATCAGTGGCATCGCTGTGAGCGGCCGTTGTCCTGA
- a CDS encoding F0F1 ATP synthase subunit gamma — protein sequence MANLKEIRDRIKSVKNTRKITEAMRLVAAAKVRRAQEQVLRSRPFADRLARLLENLQARMRFEDADAPLLEERSLETVTLMAVTGDRGLCGGYNANIIKRTEQRFAELQGKGYKVNLVLIGRKAISYFTNRSYPIQATFTGLEQVPTADEAGSVANEVFAEFLSETTDRVEIIFTKFINLVSCKPVVQTLLPLDPQGIADADDEIFRLTTKDGDLRVETGSAPANTQPELSSEIVFEQSPDQLLNALLPLYLQNQVLRSLQEAAASELASRMTAMNNASDNAKALAKTLTLDYNKARQAAITQEILEVAGGAAAVG from the coding sequence ATGGCAAATCTCAAAGAGATCCGCGATCGGATCAAATCAGTTAAGAACACCCGCAAGATTACCGAGGCCATGCGCCTTGTGGCTGCAGCCAAGGTGCGTCGTGCCCAAGAGCAGGTTCTGCGTAGCCGACCCTTTGCGGATCGTCTGGCCAGGCTTCTGGAAAATCTCCAGGCGCGCATGCGCTTTGAAGATGCCGACGCCCCCCTGCTCGAGGAACGTTCCCTTGAAACTGTCACTCTCATGGCGGTGACTGGTGATCGTGGCCTGTGCGGTGGCTACAACGCCAACATCATCAAGCGCACTGAGCAGCGTTTTGCTGAATTGCAGGGCAAGGGCTACAAAGTGAATCTCGTGTTGATCGGTCGAAAGGCCATCAGCTACTTCACCAATCGCAGCTATCCGATTCAGGCCACATTCACTGGGCTTGAGCAGGTGCCAACGGCTGATGAAGCTGGATCTGTGGCGAACGAGGTGTTTGCGGAGTTTCTTTCCGAAACCACCGACCGGGTTGAAATTATTTTCACCAAGTTCATCAATCTGGTGAGCTGCAAGCCCGTTGTTCAGACCCTTCTTCCGCTTGATCCTCAGGGCATCGCTGATGCTGATGATGAGATCTTCCGCCTCACCACCAAAGACGGAGATCTCAGGGTGGAAACAGGTTCGGCTCCCGCCAACACGCAACCGGAGCTCTCCTCCGAGATTGTGTTTGAGCAAAGCCCGGATCAGCTTCTGAACGCCCTCCTGCCTCTCTACTTGCAGAATCAGGTGTTGCGTTCCCTTCAGGAGGCTGCGGCCTCGGAGTTGGCGAGCCGAATGACGGCCATGAACAATGCCAGCGACAACGCTAAGGCTTTGGCCAAAACTCTGACCCTTGACTACAACAAAGCCCGTCAGGCTGCGATTACCCAGGAGATTCTTGAAGTGGCTGGTGGTGCAGCTGCTGTTGGTTGA